Genomic window (Candidatus Zixiibacteriota bacterium):
ACTTGTCAATCTGCAAACTCCTGCACAAACCCGGGTCGAAACTGACACCATCTGCACTCACGGCAAACCCCTGCATACTGCTCAATTCCTGAACAGCCGGACTTAATCCGTTATATGCAAACGGGAAAGGTTGCCCCGCTTTACACTCCGTGTTGATTCAACCAAACGGCACGCCTCTTGCTCAAATAGGGAATAGAAAAGATGGAAGATCAAGGAGGTACACACGATGTTGAGCAGGATTACCAAACGCGGCTTCTCGGAAGAACGACTCGAAAAAGTCCCCGAACCGAAGATAAAAAGAGATGAAAAGGGTCACTATATTGTAAGCATCTCCGAGGGCGTCAAAGTATACCTGGAAGATTATTACAGCTTCCTGGAAGAGGTCTGGGAACGCGCAGTTCCGATCTACCAGGAGACCCAGAAAAGGCTGGATGAGACCCCGGACGACCATCTCGAAGCCAAAGCATTTTACCGTGCCCGCAAGATCATTATGGAGGTCGTTTTGACCACCGTTAAGAGGTTCTACGCGACCGAGGACTCGCTGGGCATGTTTATGAGCCCGTGGTGCTTTGGAACAGTAGTGCTGGAAAAAGTGGAAATGGTGCGCGACAAGATTTCCAAGGGCGAAGAAACCAAACATGAAGTCGGTGAATATCCTTACTATGTTACTCGATATATCGAAGAAATCCACCGCAAAGCGCTCCTCGACCTGTTCGAATTCTCGAGCGAAGCTTTCTCGATGCGCTGGCAGTATTCTGAACTTTTGAAACGGTATTCGAAAACCCTCACAAATATTACTTCCTCTCTCCAGTCAGTCCTGCTGATGGTGAGAAGCTATACCTCCTAAAATCCATTACTCCTGGTACAAACCCCGCCTTAAAAAGCGGGGTTTCTTTATTTATTTTTTTGGAAATCTGACGATAACTTCAATATGATAATAAGCAAAAGCGAACAGCAAAAAGAGGATATCAAAAACTACCTCCCGATTTATCTGGAGACGCTCAGGCTGGATACGATCCTCGATTTCGACCTGTATATACGTATTGCCAACGAGCCGGTCCTGTATCGCTCACGCAATTTGCCGTTTACAGAAAAGTCAAAAAACAAACTGCTTGAAGCTAACGTCTACCGCCTCTATATCAAGCCTTCTGAAAGACGCAACTATCAGCGTTATATCGAACAAAATTTAAACACGATCATAGAAGATAAAACCATCCCGGAATCAAAAAAAGCGGGCATCATCTACGAGACCTCGAAATCACTGATGCGCGAAGTGCTCTCCAACCCGACTCTGGGCGACAACATCCGCCGTTCAAAGGACATGATCGCCAACACGGTCGAATACATACTGCGCGGACGGGAGGCGTTTTTAAATCTTCTCAAAATCACTTCGTTCGACTACTACACCTACACCCATTCGGTCAATGTCTGTACATTTACGATAGCCCTGGCCCAGAGGCTGGGTATCACCGACCGCAAGGGACTCGGTGAACTGGGGGTGGGCGCGCTGTTGCACGATGTCGGCAAAGTCAAGATTCCGACCAGGATCATCAATAAGCGCTCATCACTGAACGCCGCTGAATTCAATATCATGAAAAAACATCCCGGGTTCGGCAACGATCTGTTAAAAGAGACCAACCTGCTGGTCGAGGACTCCTACATCCCCGTCATCCAGCATCATGAACGCCTGGACGGTTCCGGCTATCCCAAAGGACTTCTGGAAAACGAAATTCATGATTATGGAAAAA
Coding sequences:
- a CDS encoding HD domain-containing protein, which translates into the protein MIISKSEQQKEDIKNYLPIYLETLRLDTILDFDLYIRIANEPVLYRSRNLPFTEKSKNKLLEANVYRLYIKPSERRNYQRYIEQNLNTIIEDKTIPESKKAGIIYETSKSLMREVLSNPTLGDNIRRSKDMIANTVEYILRGREAFLNLLKITSFDYYTYTHSVNVCTFTIALAQRLGITDRKGLGELGVGALLHDVGKVKIPTRIINKRSSLNAAEFNIMKKHPGFGNDLLKETNLLVEDSYIPVIQHHERLDGSGYPKGLLENEIHDYGKIIMIADVFDALTTRRVYQEAMETYPALKIMYEMKGKFDARYLREFTVVMGPDNYQCSI